Proteins found in one Hyalangium gracile genomic segment:
- a CDS encoding thymidine phosphorylase, whose amino-acid sequence MRPYELIKAKREGRTLDPDAIREFITAYTRGDVPDYQMSAMCMAVFFRGLSAVELGAWTRAMLESGEVLDLSETPGVKVDKHSTGGVGDKVSLSLAPLAAACGVPVPMISGRGLGHTGGTLDKLESIPGFRVDLSVADYRRLVRDVGACLIGQTATLAPADKKLYALRDVTATVDCMPLIASSIMSKKLAEGIDALVLDVKTGSGAFMKRLEDARELARTMIGIGTQMKRKVTALITDMDQPLGRAVGNALEVIEAVDMLRGKAPEDYTEVTLALTAEMLVLGGKAATVQEARARLTRSVEDGSALRKLQEIVQAQGGNPRAIEDYSLLPQARATADVLAPGDGFVTGIDTEAVGLAAVALGAGRQRVDSLIDPAVGFTLLRKVGEPVKAGEPVVRVHYNNEGPLRDVKERLLSAYRFGPQAPAPRPLIVERLE is encoded by the coding sequence GTGAGACCCTACGAGCTCATCAAGGCCAAGCGGGAAGGCCGGACGCTGGATCCGGACGCCATCCGCGAGTTCATCACCGCCTACACCCGCGGTGACGTCCCCGACTACCAGATGTCCGCCATGTGCATGGCCGTCTTCTTCCGCGGCCTGAGCGCCGTGGAGCTGGGCGCGTGGACGCGCGCCATGCTCGAGTCCGGCGAGGTGCTGGATCTGTCCGAGACGCCTGGCGTCAAGGTGGACAAGCACTCGACCGGCGGGGTGGGGGACAAGGTCTCCCTGAGCCTGGCGCCGCTGGCGGCCGCCTGCGGGGTGCCCGTGCCGATGATCTCCGGCCGCGGGCTGGGGCACACCGGCGGCACGCTGGACAAGCTGGAGTCCATCCCCGGCTTCCGGGTGGACCTCTCGGTGGCCGACTACCGGCGGCTCGTGCGGGACGTGGGCGCCTGCCTCATCGGGCAGACGGCGACGCTGGCCCCCGCGGACAAGAAGCTCTACGCGCTCAGGGACGTGACGGCCACCGTGGACTGCATGCCGCTCATCGCCAGCTCCATCATGAGCAAGAAGCTGGCGGAGGGCATCGACGCGCTCGTGCTGGACGTGAAGACGGGCAGCGGCGCCTTCATGAAGCGCCTGGAGGACGCGCGCGAGCTGGCTCGGACGATGATCGGCATCGGCACGCAGATGAAGCGCAAGGTGACGGCGCTCATCACCGACATGGATCAGCCGCTGGGGCGCGCGGTGGGCAACGCGCTCGAGGTCATCGAGGCCGTGGACATGCTGCGCGGCAAGGCCCCCGAGGACTACACCGAGGTGACGCTGGCGCTCACCGCGGAGATGCTCGTGCTGGGCGGCAAGGCGGCCACCGTGCAGGAGGCGCGGGCGCGATTGACGCGCTCGGTCGAGGACGGCAGCGCGCTGCGCAAGCTCCAGGAGATCGTCCAGGCGCAGGGCGGCAACCCGCGCGCCATCGAGGACTACTCCCTGCTGCCCCAGGCCCGGGCCACGGCGGACGTGCTGGCGCCGGGTGACGGTTTCGTCACGGGCATCGACACGGAGGCGGTGGGGCTGGCGGCGGTGGCGCTGGGGGCGGGCCGGCAGCGGGTGGACAGCCTCATCGATCCCGCGGTGGGCTTCACGCTGCTGCGCAAGGTGGGCGAGCCGGTGAAGGCCGGCGAGCCGGTGGTGCGCGTGCACTACAACAACGAGGGTCCGCTGAGGGACGTGAAGGAGCGGCTGCTCTCGGCCTACCGCTTCGGTCCTCAGGCGCCCGCGCCGCGCCCGCTCATCGTCGAACGCCTGGAGTAG
- a CDS encoding S1C family serine protease: MSESFEARCLRCGAPDPGDKPRCICGASLLVDVLLKQPMEDERQRFVMARALALLGPPAPAFSQARVALGIPGERLVRGASRVFAEKIVAVLSEHGAQAVLQQAEQSVVQPAAAPPRSSARSALMAVFLLVVVAGAGHRLWTSQSAEIQKQVAFGLGAPSLAPAESGKPAWLTTQEISQRASPSTLSLRCGGQMGSGFFVEPELALTNAHVACPLGKTMTVVLPDGRQLIGETLARDEELDLATVRVVGAKAVPLKLGDVTRLQPGDPLVFIGSPKGLDFTVHEGKVGFVGRHYLGLGYVQFNASVNPGNSGGPLLDGRGEVVGVVSLKIENADGLGLALPIPYASKLIPVSASPEATARWEELLARVEREEAREVESFKVETSRPVLASVKEAPNVGLVVLIVERFDAPPSRKRHGLVLQTKDETCAMPADFEFWLPIQEAMEREKDSRRMRWIASRGITEGLYVGAARLPVEDCSLPEVGKAWLKVDGAGDEEFDRYELPLQAVTTARGVWNRNKRGIKAWEQTLWQARVENDRSREDAEQWRASFRRARERLSRAEEAKRRLEEDAAAGRYVRQKLSEAEAELKLANQQLAELERYASDKRVPEEWRQ; the protein is encoded by the coding sequence ATGAGCGAGTCGTTCGAGGCCAGGTGCCTCCGGTGCGGTGCGCCGGATCCAGGGGACAAGCCGCGGTGCATCTGTGGCGCCAGTCTCCTGGTGGATGTGTTGTTGAAGCAGCCCATGGAGGATGAGCGCCAGCGCTTCGTGATGGCGCGCGCCCTGGCCCTGCTGGGACCGCCGGCGCCGGCGTTCTCCCAGGCGCGGGTCGCGCTGGGCATTCCCGGAGAGCGCCTGGTGCGTGGCGCCTCGCGGGTGTTCGCCGAGAAGATCGTCGCGGTGCTCTCCGAGCATGGAGCCCAGGCGGTCCTCCAGCAAGCGGAGCAGTCCGTCGTGCAGCCCGCCGCCGCGCCTCCCCGGAGCTCGGCACGCTCCGCGCTGATGGCGGTGTTCCTGCTCGTGGTCGTCGCCGGGGCGGGACACCGGCTCTGGACCTCCCAGTCCGCCGAGATCCAGAAACAGGTGGCGTTCGGGCTCGGGGCTCCCTCGCTGGCTCCCGCGGAGTCCGGCAAGCCCGCCTGGCTGACGACGCAGGAGATCTCCCAGCGAGCCTCTCCCAGCACGCTGAGCCTGCGCTGTGGAGGGCAGATGGGCTCCGGCTTCTTCGTGGAGCCGGAGCTGGCGCTCACCAATGCGCATGTGGCCTGCCCGCTGGGGAAGACCATGACCGTGGTGCTGCCCGATGGCCGCCAGCTCATTGGGGAGACCCTGGCGCGGGACGAGGAGCTGGATCTCGCGACCGTGCGGGTGGTGGGCGCCAAGGCGGTGCCGCTGAAGCTGGGGGATGTCACGCGCCTTCAGCCCGGAGATCCGCTCGTCTTCATCGGCAGCCCCAAGGGGCTGGACTTCACCGTCCACGAGGGGAAGGTGGGCTTCGTGGGGCGGCACTACCTGGGGCTCGGCTACGTGCAGTTCAACGCGTCGGTGAACCCCGGCAACAGCGGGGGACCACTCCTGGATGGGCGCGGCGAGGTGGTGGGCGTCGTCTCCCTGAAGATCGAGAACGCGGACGGCCTGGGGCTGGCGCTGCCCATTCCGTACGCCAGCAAGCTCATCCCCGTGAGTGCGTCTCCCGAGGCGACCGCTCGCTGGGAGGAGTTGCTGGCGCGTGTGGAGCGTGAAGAGGCGCGGGAGGTCGAGTCCTTCAAGGTGGAGACGTCCCGGCCGGTGCTGGCCTCGGTGAAGGAGGCCCCAAACGTCGGGCTCGTCGTACTGATCGTCGAGCGCTTCGACGCCCCTCCGTCTCGCAAGAGGCATGGTCTGGTGCTCCAGACGAAGGATGAGACGTGCGCGATGCCCGCGGACTTCGAGTTCTGGCTGCCCATCCAGGAGGCGATGGAGCGCGAGAAGGACTCGCGCCGCATGCGCTGGATCGCCTCTCGTGGAATCACCGAGGGGCTCTACGTGGGCGCTGCCCGGCTCCCCGTCGAGGACTGCTCCCTGCCGGAGGTGGGGAAGGCCTGGCTGAAAGTGGATGGGGCGGGCGACGAGGAGTTCGACCGGTATGAGCTGCCTCTGCAGGCCGTGACGACCGCTCGCGGGGTGTGGAACCGCAACAAGCGAGGCATCAAGGCGTGGGAGCAGACGCTCTGGCAGGCGAGGGTGGAGAATGATCGCTCGCGGGAGGATGCCGAGCAGTGGCGCGCCTCCTTCCGCCGGGCGCGTGAGCGGCTCTCCCGGGCCGAGGAGGCGAAGCGACGGTTGGAGGAGGACGCGGCCGCTGGCAGGTACGTGCGCCAGAAGCTCTCCGAGGCCGAGGCGGAGCTGAAGCTCGCCAACCAGCAGCTCGCGGAGCTCGAGCGCTATGCCTCCGACAAGCGGGTGCCGGAGGAGTGGCGGCAGTAG
- a CDS encoding VanW family protein, whose product MSSRTVAPRLVDLSAAALLWRRSKQLALQANRLVRWAATPERWPRPLLAPARGMSVLLASHTVDMARTDPEADPLLEAGKQHNVRLAAPAFDGLLLAPDRPLSFWRTLGRLTEQAGYRYGLSLRGGCLTPSVGGGICLVANALFELAARQGWHILERHGHTLEAVPALEGALWGMDATVAWPYVDLVVAPREGPVRLGARVQGGKLRLTLHGEAAPRTRARLWSEDDAVVETAEGPVRTNRIVRRVEEVGTGAVLEERTIGENRRRMLNPESRKRTCLTCGEAACHARVEVPQPGSAAS is encoded by the coding sequence ATGTCCTCGCGAACAGTGGCTCCTCGCCTGGTGGATCTCTCCGCGGCCGCGCTGCTGTGGCGGCGGAGCAAGCAGCTGGCGCTGCAGGCGAACCGGCTGGTGCGGTGGGCCGCCACCCCCGAGCGCTGGCCCCGTCCCCTGCTGGCGCCGGCCAGGGGCATGAGCGTGCTGCTGGCCTCGCACACCGTGGATATGGCGCGCACGGATCCGGAGGCGGATCCGCTGCTGGAGGCAGGCAAGCAGCACAACGTCCGCCTGGCCGCGCCGGCCTTCGATGGGCTGCTGCTGGCGCCGGATCGGCCGCTCTCCTTCTGGCGCACGCTGGGGCGGCTGACGGAGCAGGCCGGCTACCGGTATGGCCTGTCGCTGCGCGGCGGGTGCCTGACTCCCTCCGTCGGTGGAGGCATCTGCCTGGTGGCCAATGCGCTCTTCGAGCTGGCGGCGCGCCAGGGCTGGCACATCCTGGAGCGCCACGGACACACGCTGGAGGCGGTGCCTGCGCTGGAAGGGGCGCTGTGGGGCATGGACGCGACGGTGGCCTGGCCCTACGTGGATCTGGTGGTGGCGCCGAGGGAGGGGCCGGTGCGGCTGGGGGCCCGCGTGCAGGGCGGCAAGCTGCGGCTCACCCTCCACGGGGAGGCGGCTCCGCGGACGCGCGCACGGCTGTGGTCCGAGGATGACGCCGTGGTGGAGACGGCCGAGGGCCCGGTGCGCACCAACCGCATCGTCCGGCGGGTGGAGGAGGTGGGCACGGGCGCGGTGCTGGAGGAGCGGACGATCGGAGAGAACCGCCGGCGGATGCTGAACCCCGAGTCGCGCAAGCGCACGTGCCTGACGTGCGGCGAGGCGGCGTGCCACGCGCGGGTGGAGGTCCCCCAGCCTGGGAGCGCGGCGTCATGA
- a CDS encoding ATP-binding protein: protein MLIVAAGWITYPLLDHTGTTPWLAYLLLSLATLYSLGVFLLKPYRRDTVRPSSLVTSISDVLITLLWLYATGGVLSPYVITLPLGVITVGIRFTARDTAIATAVVASGYLVLVFLMGQLVEHLALVLIRLSYILVAGILGQLVARLVLEQLVARVELQKRLRMEERLSSSEAALAEAQAIAHTGSWNWEFATDQHTWSAELYRILGRAPGEPVRHDSFVQSIHAEEQASLQLALAQARADRRPFHGEYRLVRPSGGVRWGHLKGQVVTDARGEPVRMSGTLQDITERKTMEKRLMVADRMAALGTLAGGIAHEINNPLTFITSNLVYLEESLDSQAAKQLPIQEELRGAVSDAREGAERVRNIVRDLKTFSRVDEARLQPIDVHKGLEFSINVAAQELRARAQLVKDFQPVPFVLGDETRLGQVFLNLLVNAAQAIPDGRPEAHTITVRTRLEESGHVLVEISDTGMGIPPEILEHIFEPFFTTKPAGVGTGLGLSICHGIVTSLGGKITVRSEVGRGTTFTVTLPATETSPATTAERPPAAMSPQRARLLIVDDEPMVAASLSRPLRTEYDVTTSSGPEALQRLLAGEDFDVIVCDLAMPDISGMELHARLKEQRPALADRMIFLTGGAFTARAQEFLDQARYWLEKPVELATLRNLLQEVMKAPPRGGPDDSSVA from the coding sequence GTGCTGATCGTCGCGGCCGGGTGGATCACCTACCCCCTGCTGGATCACACCGGGACGACTCCCTGGCTGGCATACCTGCTGCTGAGCCTCGCCACGCTCTACTCCCTCGGCGTCTTCCTGCTGAAGCCCTACCGCCGGGACACGGTGCGGCCCTCGTCCCTGGTGACGTCGATCAGTGACGTGCTCATCACGCTCTTGTGGCTGTACGCCACCGGCGGCGTGCTCTCCCCCTATGTCATCACCCTGCCGCTGGGGGTGATCACCGTCGGCATCCGCTTCACGGCGCGGGACACCGCCATCGCCACCGCGGTGGTCGCGAGCGGCTACCTCGTGCTGGTGTTCCTGATGGGGCAGCTCGTGGAGCACCTGGCCCTGGTGCTGATCCGCCTGAGCTACATCCTGGTGGCTGGCATCCTGGGGCAGCTCGTGGCCCGGCTGGTGCTCGAGCAGCTCGTGGCCCGGGTCGAGCTCCAGAAGCGGCTGCGGATGGAGGAGCGCCTGTCGAGCAGCGAGGCGGCGCTCGCCGAGGCCCAGGCCATCGCCCACACGGGGAGCTGGAACTGGGAGTTCGCCACGGACCAGCACACCTGGTCCGCCGAGCTCTATCGCATCCTGGGCCGAGCCCCCGGCGAGCCGGTCCGGCACGACTCCTTCGTCCAGAGCATCCATGCCGAGGAGCAGGCCTCGCTCCAGCTCGCGCTGGCGCAGGCCCGCGCGGACCGGCGGCCCTTCCATGGCGAGTACCGCCTGGTGCGGCCGTCGGGCGGGGTGCGCTGGGGCCACCTCAAGGGGCAGGTGGTGACGGACGCGCGGGGCGAGCCGGTGCGCATGAGCGGCACCCTGCAGGACATCACCGAGCGCAAGACGATGGAGAAGCGCCTCATGGTGGCCGATCGCATGGCCGCCCTGGGCACGCTGGCGGGGGGCATCGCCCACGAGATCAACAACCCGCTCACCTTCATCACCAGCAACCTGGTCTACCTGGAGGAGAGCCTGGACTCCCAAGCCGCCAAGCAGCTGCCCATCCAAGAAGAGCTCCGAGGCGCCGTCTCCGATGCGCGCGAGGGCGCCGAGCGCGTGCGCAACATCGTGCGCGATCTCAAGACGTTCTCCCGCGTCGACGAGGCCCGGCTCCAGCCGATCGACGTCCACAAGGGCCTGGAGTTCTCCATCAACGTCGCCGCCCAGGAGTTGCGCGCGCGCGCCCAGCTGGTGAAGGACTTCCAGCCCGTCCCGTTCGTGCTCGGAGACGAGACGCGGCTGGGGCAGGTCTTCCTCAACCTCCTGGTGAACGCCGCGCAGGCCATTCCCGACGGCCGCCCCGAGGCGCACACCATCACGGTCCGCACCCGGCTGGAGGAGTCGGGGCACGTCCTGGTGGAGATCTCCGACACGGGGATGGGCATCCCGCCGGAGATCCTCGAGCACATCTTCGAGCCGTTCTTCACCACCAAGCCCGCCGGGGTGGGCACGGGGCTGGGCCTGTCCATCTGCCACGGCATCGTGACGTCGCTCGGGGGGAAGATCACCGTCCGGAGCGAGGTCGGCCGGGGCACCACCTTCACCGTGACGCTGCCCGCCACCGAGACGTCCCCGGCCACCACCGCCGAGAGGCCCCCCGCCGCCATGAGCCCCCAACGCGCACGCCTCCTGATCGTGGATGACGAGCCCATGGTCGCCGCCTCCCTCAGCCGACCGCTCCGCACGGAGTACGACGTGACGACCAGCTCGGGGCCCGAGGCGCTCCAGCGGCTGCTGGCCGGCGAGGACTTCGACGTCATCGTCTGCGACCTGGCCATGCCGGACATCAGCGGCATGGAGCTGCACGCGCGGCTGAAGGAGCAGCGTCCCGCCCTGGCTGACCGGATGATCTTCCTGACGGGGGGCGCGTTCACGGCCCGGGCCCAGGAGTTTCTCGACCAGGCGCGTTATTGGCTCGAGAAGCCGGTGGAGCTGGCCACGCTCCGCAACCTCCTCCAGGAGGTGATGAAGGCGCCCCCCCGGGGGGGCCCGGACGACAGCTCGGTGGCCTGA
- a CDS encoding purine-nucleoside phosphorylase, with the protein MGLYEQVQETVQAIRQRAGGLTPRVGIILGSGLGAFADGFGRKVVIPYQELPHFPHSSVPGHAGRMVVGEVGGEVVVAMQGRVHSYEGYTSTQVAFPARVLCALGIRGLVVTNAAGGINTQFAPGDLMAITDHINLSGWNALTGPNDERLGPRFPDMSRAYAPLLRGLLLEAAQRTQVPLRQGVYAMVAGPSYETPAEIRMLRTLGADAVGMSTVPEAVAAGHMGVPVVGISCITNLAAGVGDKPLTHEEVAETANRVAGIFSRLLTDFLPVVARA; encoded by the coding sequence ATGGGGCTTTACGAACAGGTCCAGGAGACGGTGCAGGCCATCCGCCAGCGAGCGGGGGGACTGACGCCACGCGTCGGCATCATCCTCGGAAGCGGGCTGGGCGCCTTCGCGGACGGCTTCGGGCGCAAGGTGGTCATCCCCTACCAGGAGCTGCCGCACTTCCCCCACTCCTCGGTGCCCGGGCATGCGGGCCGGATGGTGGTGGGCGAGGTGGGCGGTGAAGTCGTCGTGGCGATGCAGGGCCGCGTCCACTCCTACGAGGGCTACACCTCCACGCAGGTGGCCTTCCCGGCCCGGGTGCTGTGCGCGCTCGGCATCCGGGGGCTGGTGGTGACCAACGCCGCGGGCGGCATCAACACCCAGTTCGCCCCCGGCGACTTGATGGCCATCACGGACCACATCAACCTGTCCGGGTGGAACGCGCTGACCGGACCGAATGACGAGCGGCTGGGGCCTCGCTTCCCGGACATGAGCCGGGCTTATGCGCCCTTGCTCCGGGGGCTTCTGCTGGAGGCGGCCCAGCGCACCCAGGTTCCCCTGCGCCAGGGGGTGTATGCCATGGTTGCGGGCCCCTCCTATGAGACGCCCGCGGAGATTCGCATGCTGCGGACGCTCGGGGCGGATGCGGTGGGCATGAGCACGGTGCCGGAGGCGGTGGCCGCGGGCCACATGGGCGTACCCGTGGTGGGGATCAGCTGCATCACCAACCTGGCGGCAGGGGTGGGAGACAAGCCCCTGACGCATGAAGAAGTGGCAGAGACGGCAAACCGGGTGGCGGGTATCTTCTCGCGGCTGCTGACGGACTTTCTTCCTGTGGTGGCACGCGCGTGA
- a CDS encoding PilZ domain-containing protein — translation MAERTDSTGPKNEERRESPRVPMSFQVRRAGSEATFESHPGDLSLGGCAFKGAGLEPGTQLELRFRLPAASDELQVRGEVLAGSDGSATRVRFLDMAVEAELAIARHLDDMELAAPKS, via the coding sequence ATGGCGGAGAGGACTGATTCCACGGGGCCCAAGAACGAGGAGCGGCGCGAGTCGCCTCGGGTGCCCATGAGCTTCCAGGTGCGGCGCGCCGGCAGCGAGGCGACGTTCGAGTCGCACCCGGGCGATTTGTCGCTCGGGGGGTGTGCGTTCAAGGGGGCGGGGCTGGAGCCGGGCACGCAGCTGGAGCTGCGCTTCCGCCTGCCCGCCGCCTCGGACGAGCTGCAGGTGCGCGGCGAGGTGCTGGCCGGCTCGGACGGGAGCGCCACGCGGGTGCGTTTCCTGGACATGGCCGTCGAGGCGGAGCTGGCCATCGCCAGGCACCTGGACGACATGGAGCTGGCCGCACCGAAGAGCTGA
- a CDS encoding cytidine deaminase, which translates to MAEEIPWEALFQQATKVRERAHVPYSRFPVGAAVLFSDGAVVAGCNVENATYGLTVCAERNAFAAAVAQGHSRPVAVAIVVDTPAPCPPCGMCRQVMAEFGGPDLPVRSRNLKGEEAQYTLRDLLPHAFTRDFL; encoded by the coding sequence ATGGCCGAGGAGATTCCCTGGGAGGCGCTGTTCCAGCAGGCGACGAAGGTGCGCGAGCGCGCCCACGTGCCCTATTCGCGCTTCCCGGTGGGCGCCGCGGTGCTCTTCTCGGACGGGGCGGTGGTGGCGGGCTGTAACGTGGAGAACGCCACCTATGGACTGACGGTGTGTGCCGAGCGCAACGCCTTCGCCGCGGCGGTGGCCCAGGGGCACAGCCGGCCGGTGGCGGTGGCCATCGTGGTGGACACCCCGGCGCCCTGTCCCCCCTGTGGCATGTGCCGGCAGGTGATGGCCGAGTTCGGCGGGCCGGACCTGCCCGTGCGCAGCCGCAACCTCAAGGGGGAGGAGGCCCAGTACACGCTCCGGGACCTGCTCCCCCACGCCTTTACGCGCGACTTCCTCTGA
- a CDS encoding 5'-deoxyadenosine deaminase produces the protein MDILLTHGTVVTMNREREVLADADVLIQDGRIARIGRGLKARGAARRVIDVRGQVVLPGLIHGHLHACQTLFRNHADGLELLDWLRERIWPYEAAHDADSLRASADLTFAELIQSGATAALDMGTVRHYDSVFESARDCGFRLTGGKAMMDTGHGLPAGLRETTEASLAESLALLERWHGKHEDRLRYAFAPRFVLSCTEPLLKAVSRLAREKGVRIHTHASENATECDLVRQRIGQDNIAYFHSLGISGPHVTLAHCVWPTAEEQRLLRETGTVVCHCPSSNLKLASGIAKVPELMDAGVRVCLGADGAPCNNNLDIFVEMRLAALLHKPRVGPLGMPPLRVLEMATLEGARALGLEQEIGSLEEGKRADVTVVDVRGLHTLPTPESVLGVLVHSARSTDVSHVIIDGQPVLKERQLLTMDAREVADKARLHAARLVERASV, from the coding sequence GTGGATATCCTCCTTACCCATGGCACCGTCGTCACGATGAACCGCGAGCGCGAGGTGCTCGCGGACGCGGACGTGCTCATCCAGGATGGGCGCATCGCTCGGATTGGCCGTGGGCTGAAGGCTCGCGGCGCCGCGCGGCGGGTGATCGATGTCCGGGGCCAGGTGGTGCTGCCCGGCCTCATCCATGGCCACCTGCACGCCTGCCAGACGCTGTTCCGCAACCACGCGGACGGGCTGGAGCTGCTGGACTGGCTCCGCGAGCGCATCTGGCCCTACGAGGCGGCGCATGACGCGGACTCCCTGCGGGCCTCGGCGGACCTGACGTTCGCCGAGCTCATCCAGTCCGGCGCCACGGCGGCGCTCGACATGGGGACGGTGCGTCACTACGACTCCGTCTTCGAGTCCGCCCGGGACTGCGGCTTCCGGCTCACCGGCGGCAAGGCGATGATGGACACGGGCCACGGGCTGCCCGCGGGCCTGCGGGAGACGACGGAGGCCTCGCTCGCCGAGAGCCTGGCGCTGCTGGAGCGCTGGCATGGCAAGCACGAGGACCGGCTGCGCTACGCCTTCGCGCCGCGCTTCGTCCTGTCCTGCACCGAGCCGCTGCTCAAGGCGGTGTCCCGGCTGGCCAGGGAGAAGGGCGTGCGCATCCACACGCACGCCAGCGAGAACGCCACCGAGTGCGATCTGGTGCGCCAGCGCATCGGCCAGGACAACATCGCCTACTTCCACTCGCTGGGCATCAGCGGCCCCCACGTGACGCTGGCCCACTGCGTGTGGCCCACGGCCGAGGAGCAGCGCCTGCTGCGTGAGACGGGGACGGTGGTGTGCCACTGCCCCAGCTCCAACCTGAAGCTGGCCTCCGGCATCGCCAAGGTGCCCGAGCTGATGGACGCGGGCGTGCGCGTGTGCCTGGGCGCGGATGGCGCGCCCTGCAACAACAACCTGGACATCTTCGTGGAGATGCGGCTGGCGGCCCTGCTGCACAAGCCGCGCGTGGGCCCGCTGGGCATGCCGCCGCTGCGCGTGCTGGAGATGGCCACCCTGGAGGGGGCGCGGGCGCTGGGGCTGGAGCAGGAGATCGGCTCGCTGGAGGAGGGCAAGCGCGCGGACGTCACCGTGGTGGACGTGCGCGGCCTGCACACCCTGCCCACGCCGGAGAGCGTCCTCGGGGTGCTCGTCCACTCGGCCCGCTCCACGGACGTGTCCCACGTCATCATCGACGGCCAGCCGGTGCTCAAGGAGCGGCAGCTGCTCACGATGGATGCGCGGGAGGTGGCCGACAAGGCGCGTCTGCACGCCGCCCGCCTCGTGGAGCGCGCCAGCGTCTGA
- a CDS encoding sensor histidine kinase has product MAQPDTTAFDAQLAEAVDQQRRRILRVGAAVRVAGTFLFLLIILAMWLSGRHDWAHYPLPLTVYLLVAAGLLALHDKPYVHWLDVAQSLVDVGLIFWVQHTALPLSRFPPGIAGFSLGLFALVVVLSSLTLMPGVVYATALLAAVAEAVLMREADVSYGSVTIASVVLLLVAFLSQYGGQRMRQLAVAFTRTEVERQVEARRFQEVEQARGTIERMLGEVRAQNEQLLTLQRDKDQLIQFLVHDLRSPLSALSMTFSWLETELAEADLALMQGVRTGLAVTGRMERMISELLDLPRLEEGKLELRPQRIDTSSLFEEVRQAFVGAAQFRRLTLEVEATQGLVLHGDRALLTRVVENLVANALRYTPPGGRVRLETGLEAGAPYLAVRNDGPSISEELRGRIFDKHVQGEQERATRKGYGLGLYFSRLAVEAHGGRIAVEDAPGWGTSFVARLPTTPGESTRVA; this is encoded by the coding sequence ATGGCCCAGCCGGACACCACAGCCTTCGATGCGCAGCTCGCCGAGGCAGTCGATCAGCAGCGCCGCCGCATCCTGAGGGTAGGTGCGGCGGTCCGGGTCGCCGGCACCTTCCTCTTCCTCCTCATCATCCTGGCGATGTGGCTGAGCGGGCGCCATGACTGGGCGCACTACCCGCTGCCCCTCACGGTGTACCTGCTGGTAGCCGCGGGCCTGCTCGCCCTGCACGACAAGCCGTACGTGCACTGGCTGGACGTGGCCCAGTCCCTGGTGGACGTGGGGCTCATCTTCTGGGTCCAGCACACCGCCCTGCCGCTGTCCCGCTTCCCGCCGGGCATCGCCGGCTTCAGCCTCGGGCTCTTCGCCCTCGTGGTGGTGCTCAGCAGCCTCACCCTCATGCCGGGCGTCGTCTACGCGACGGCGCTGCTGGCCGCCGTGGCCGAGGCCGTCCTCATGCGCGAGGCGGACGTCAGCTACGGCTCGGTCACCATCGCCAGCGTGGTGCTGCTGCTGGTGGCCTTCCTGAGCCAGTACGGCGGCCAGCGCATGCGCCAGCTCGCGGTGGCCTTCACCCGCACGGAGGTGGAGCGCCAGGTGGAGGCCCGGCGCTTCCAGGAAGTCGAGCAGGCCCGCGGCACCATCGAGCGCATGCTGGGCGAGGTGCGCGCCCAGAACGAGCAGCTGCTGACGCTCCAGCGGGACAAGGACCAGCTCATCCAGTTCCTCGTGCATGACTTGCGCTCGCCGCTGTCGGCCCTGAGCATGACGTTCTCCTGGCTGGAGACCGAGCTGGCCGAGGCCGACCTGGCGCTCATGCAGGGGGTGCGCACGGGGCTGGCCGTCACCGGCCGCATGGAGCGGATGATCTCCGAGCTGCTCGACCTGCCCCGGCTGGAGGAGGGCAAGCTGGAGCTGCGCCCCCAGCGCATCGACACCTCCTCCCTGTTCGAGGAGGTGCGCCAGGCCTTCGTCGGGGCGGCGCAGTTCCGCCGGCTCACCCTGGAGGTCGAGGCCACCCAGGGCCTGGTGCTCCACGGGGACCGGGCGCTGCTCACGCGGGTGGTCGAGAACCTGGTCGCCAACGCCCTGCGCTACACGCCTCCTGGCGGGCGCGTGCGGCTGGAGACGGGGCTGGAGGCAGGCGCTCCCTACCTCGCCGTGCGCAACGACGGCCCCTCCATCTCCGAGGAGCTGCGAGGCCGCATCTTCGACAAGCACGTGCAGGGAGAGCAGGAGCGCGCCACCCGGAAGGGCTACGGCCTGGGGCTCTACTTCTCCCGGCTCGCGGTGGAGGCCCACGGTGGCCGCATCGCGGTGGAGGACGCGCCGGGCTGGGGCACCTCGTTCGTCGCGCGGCTGCCCACGACTCCGGGCGAGTCCACCCGCGTGGCTTGA